The Accipiter gentilis chromosome 14, bAccGen1.1, whole genome shotgun sequence genome contains a region encoding:
- the LOC126045440 gene encoding somatomedin-B and thrombospondin type-1 domain-containing protein-like, whose protein sequence is MAGCPRWAALLALLALPALPRRANAGCAARGLCCPGRDPACLSLGWRPDGSHGPCYCDQACARTLDCCHDYAEACPVIPCVVSQWSVWSGCAEPCKTTYRVRRRHVIQEPRNGGEACPPLEERAGCVEYWTQQGTECKQSLIPALITTGGFGKARKKRAAADGNERAGYCVEFQLVAITPGCLQSHHSYTHWMQYLREGHTVCVECQHPALDSRSLHCYGDGSGSKKNQLLHWQAVGNAQCKGTWKRIRQLDTCSCPSVHSFLFI, encoded by the exons ATGGCGGGGTGTCCCCGCTGGGCCGCCCTGCTGGCGCTGCTGGCCCTgccggccctgccccgccgcgCCAACGCCGGCTGCGCCGCCCGCGGGCTCTGCTGCCCGGGCCGCGACCCGGCCTGCCTCAGCCTCGGCTGGCGGCCCGACGGCTCCCACGGGCCCTGCTACTGCGACCAGGCGTGCGCCCGCACCCTCGACTGCTGCCACGACTACGCCGAGGCCTGCCCAG TTATCCCCTGTGTCGTATCTCAGTGGAGTGTCTGGAGTGGCTGCGCAGAGCCTTGCAAGACAACGTACCGTGTTCGGAGGAGGCACGTCATCCAGGAGCCCAGGAATGGAGGAGAGGCATGCCCTCCTCTTGAGGAGAGGGCTGGCTGCGTGGAGTACTGGACTCAGCAAGGAACAGAGTGCAAACAGTCCCTGA TCCCAGCATTAATAACAACAGGAGGATTTGGAAAAGCgaggaaaaaaagagctgcagCTGACGGCAATGAAAGAGCAGG GTACTGTGTTGAATTCCAGCTTGTGGCCATCACGCCGGGCTGCTTGCAGAGCCACCACTCGTACACCCACTGGATGCAGTATCTCAGGGAGGGCCACACTGTCTGTGTGGAGTGTCAGCACCCGGCTTTAGACTCCAGAAGTCTACATTGTTATGGGGATGGCAGTGGAAGCAAAAA GAATCAGCTGTTGCACTGGCAGGCGGTAGGGAATGCTCAATGCAAGGGAACCTGGAAGAGAATTCGCCAGCTGGACACTTGCTCTTGTCCTTCTGTTCACAGCTTCTTGTTCATCTAA